One window of the Flavobacteriales bacterium genome contains the following:
- the iscU gene encoding Fe-S cluster assembly scaffold IscU — translation MAYSQKVIDHYNNPRNIGTLDKESKNVGTGLVGAPECGDVMRLQIQVNDATGIIEDAKFKTFGCGSAIASSSLATEWLKGKSIDEAMQIDNMAIVEELALPPVKIHCSVLAEDAIKTAINDYRKKQGLEEIA, via the coding sequence ATGGCATACTCACAAAAAGTTATTGATCATTACAACAATCCAAGAAACATAGGAACCTTGGATAAAGAGTCGAAAAACGTTGGCACTGGCCTTGTTGGGGCACCCGAATGTGGTGATGTAATGCGTCTTCAAATTCAGGTAAATGATGCCACCGGAATAATCGAAGATGCGAAATTCAAGACATTTGGCTGTGGTTCGGCCATTGCCTCCTCATCATTGGCCACAGAATGGTTAAAAGGAAAATCCATCGATGAGGCCATGCAAATAGACAACATGGCAATTGTGGAAGAATTGGCACTGCCGCCGGTTAAAATTCACTGCTCTGTTTTGGCAGAAGATGCCATAAAAACCGCCATCAACGATTATCGCAAAAAACAAGGGTTGGAAGAGATTGCATAA
- a CDS encoding transpeptidase family protein — translation MNVKKDILWRVLVSIFMLVFLAAAILYSTVKIQYGKGDYWLDLDDSLHQKMLKVPAIRGSIYSEDGSLLATSVPIYQVSIDFGVIKEFHKDSFEQYKPLLAKNLCNTLKNRTYEEYLDILTKGYRATTRYKTIIRNASFIQVKEMRGWPIFLNGKNKGGLIVQEETKRKKPYLDLMARTIGFVNENHHGAGIEASFDSVLSGVDGEQYVRRIVGGYEPVEDEFSIKPENGKDIYTTIDIHLQDIVSENLSNSILANGAEFGTAILLEVSTGKIKAISNINQTPEGLFERFNHAIGTNYEPGSTIKLVSALACLDNGGVELEDSVEVNYGKYKFFGRDEIEDVGHGSFKKLTYRQVFEKSSNVGISRTAYDVFGKSPEKFIEYFDELHLTTPLETGMNGEAHPKILRPGKPGWSGMGVPSTSIGYSVAMSPLHVAMLYNAVANNGKMMKPYLISKIGSLGMVDATFEPTVIESKICKSSTLKDLRALLEGVVQNGTATDLKNLPFTVAGKTGTARISGAAGYEKNAYNSSFIGYFPADKPQYTLLVLVSRPTKGRYYGAAVALPVFKEIAKNIYANAVREPLPKADTGALPKMLCGTVRELKEVTSLFDLDADFDSKNREFIILKPDTDELIERAIQFNGNKMPNIEGMSLRDCLVLFENEGFKLNFSGYGKVYEQWPNEGTALIKGQNVYVKLRVKP, via the coding sequence GTGAATGTAAAGAAAGACATATTGTGGCGTGTGTTGGTCAGCATTTTTATGCTTGTCTTTTTGGCTGCTGCCATTTTGTATTCAACAGTTAAAATTCAGTATGGCAAAGGAGATTATTGGCTCGATTTAGATGATAGCCTGCATCAAAAGATGCTAAAAGTGCCAGCCATAAGAGGCAGTATTTATTCAGAAGATGGAAGCCTGTTGGCCACTTCTGTTCCTATTTATCAGGTGTCTATTGATTTCGGGGTAATCAAAGAATTTCACAAAGACTCATTTGAACAATACAAACCACTTTTGGCAAAAAATCTTTGCAACACGCTGAAAAACAGGACTTATGAAGAATATTTAGATATTTTAACCAAAGGCTATCGAGCTACCACTCGCTATAAAACCATCATCAGAAATGCCAGTTTCATTCAGGTAAAGGAAATGCGGGGCTGGCCTATTTTTTTAAATGGAAAAAATAAAGGTGGACTTATTGTGCAAGAAGAAACCAAACGAAAAAAACCGTATCTCGATTTGATGGCTCGAACCATAGGTTTTGTAAATGAAAATCATCATGGGGCGGGTATAGAAGCCAGTTTTGATTCGGTTCTTTCGGGTGTAGATGGCGAGCAATACGTGCGAAGAATTGTTGGAGGATACGAGCCGGTGGAGGATGAATTCAGCATAAAACCTGAGAATGGGAAGGATATATACACAACCATTGATATTCACTTGCAGGATATTGTTTCCGAAAATTTATCGAACAGTATTTTGGCCAACGGTGCCGAATTTGGAACCGCCATATTGTTGGAAGTTTCTACTGGAAAAATAAAGGCAATAAGCAATATAAATCAGACACCCGAAGGACTTTTTGAACGGTTTAATCATGCTATTGGCACAAACTACGAACCTGGAAGTACTATAAAATTAGTTTCTGCATTGGCCTGTTTAGATAATGGTGGGGTAGAACTGGAAGATTCTGTTGAAGTAAACTACGGAAAGTATAAGTTTTTTGGTAGAGATGAAATAGAGGATGTGGGACATGGTAGCTTCAAAAAATTGACCTATCGCCAAGTATTTGAGAAATCGTCAAACGTGGGTATTTCTCGAACAGCGTACGATGTTTTTGGTAAATCGCCAGAAAAATTTATAGAATATTTTGATGAGTTGCATCTAACCACCCCTCTTGAAACCGGCATGAATGGCGAGGCCCATCCCAAAATATTGCGACCCGGCAAACCTGGGTGGTCTGGCATGGGAGTGCCGTCAACCTCCATTGGCTATTCCGTGGCAATGAGTCCGCTGCATGTGGCAATGCTTTACAATGCCGTGGCCAACAATGGCAAAATGATGAAACCCTACCTCATTTCAAAAATCGGCTCATTGGGTATGGTGGATGCCACCTTTGAACCAACCGTTATTGAATCAAAAATATGTAAGTCATCTACCCTAAAGGATTTGAGAGCTTTGTTGGAGGGCGTTGTTCAAAATGGAACAGCAACCGACCTCAAAAATCTGCCCTTTACCGTGGCAGGCAAAACCGGAACAGCCCGAATTTCGGGAGCTGCAGGTTATGAAAAAAATGCATACAACAGTAGTTTTATTGGGTATTTTCCTGCCGATAAGCCTCAATATACTCTGTTGGTTTTGGTAAGCCGGCCCACTAAAGGCAGATACTATGGTGCTGCTGTGGCACTTCCGGTTTTTAAGGAAATAGCTAAAAATATTTATGCAAATGCTGTTCGCGAACCATTGCCAAAGGCAGACACAGGGGCTTTGCCCAAAATGCTTTGCGGAACGGTAAGGGAGCTAAAAGAAGTGACCTCCCTATTTGATTTGGATGCCGATTTTGATTCAAAAAATAGAGAGTTTATCATTCTTAAACCCGATACGGATGAATTGATAGAACGAGCCATTCAGTTTAACGGCAATAAGATGCCAAATATAGAAGGAATGAGTTTGCGAGACTGCCTCGTTTTGTTTGAAAATGAGGGTTTTAAGCTAAATTTTTCAGGCTACGGAAAGGTTTATGAGCAATGGCCTAATGAAGGTACAGCACTCATAAAAGGGCAAAATGTTTATGTAAAACTTAGAGTGAAGCCATGA
- a CDS encoding UpxY family transcription antiterminator, whose protein sequence is MEENSWKVIYVGARQEKKVAKKLSELGIENYLPLAKRLSQWSDRKKWVEFPMFNGYLFVRPTPKEREIVLHQHGVINYLRFEQADAIVKKHEIEIIQIIEKEGYYAETIFTSDDFEVGDKVLVTEGPLKGQVVDLLRKNNEKMFLIAFDSIGQSIKLNIPMEFLARS, encoded by the coding sequence ATGGAAGAAAACAGTTGGAAAGTGATATACGTGGGTGCCAGGCAGGAAAAAAAAGTTGCCAAGAAATTATCTGAATTAGGTATAGAAAATTATTTGCCCCTTGCCAAAAGATTGAGCCAATGGAGTGACCGAAAAAAATGGGTCGAGTTCCCAATGTTCAATGGCTATTTGTTTGTTCGTCCCACACCAAAAGAACGAGAAATTGTTTTGCATCAACATGGGGTTATAAACTATTTGCGATTTGAGCAGGCTGACGCTATTGTAAAAAAACACGAAATCGAAATAATTCAAATAATAGAAAAAGAGGGTTATTACGCAGAAACCATTTTTACCTCGGATGATTTTGAAGTGGGTGACAAAGTGTTGGTAACAGAAGGTCCTTTAAAAGGGCAGGTTGTTGATTTATTGCGAAAAAACAACGAAAAAATGTTTCTAATTGCTTTTGATAGTATTGGCCAAAGCATAAAACTAAATATTCCCATGGAATTTTTGGCAAGAAGTTAA
- the rsmH gene encoding 16S rRNA (cytosine(1402)-N(4))-methyltransferase RsmH: protein MTKYHIPVMLTQCLDGLCIVPDGVYVDATYGGGGHSAEILKQLTTGKLIAFDQDNDAVKRVQDHPNLIFVDHNFQYIKNFLKFYEIEKVNGILADLGISSHQIDEGGRGFSFRADAPLDMRMNQEQTVSAKSVINTYQEAELYRIFKVYGEVKFARKLAAKIVSRRGQMPIETTGELASMAEEFIPAKQRNKELAQLFQAIRIEVNGELNSLKILLEKSAEVLKPGGRLVVMSYHSLEDRMVKNFINCGNIEGDVVSDSFGNVDKPFAAVNRKPIVADEQEQAENPRSRSAKLRIAERL, encoded by the coding sequence ATGACTAAATATCATATTCCGGTTATGCTTACGCAGTGTCTTGATGGCTTGTGCATTGTGCCCGATGGGGTGTATGTGGATGCTACGTATGGTGGTGGTGGCCATTCGGCAGAAATTTTAAAACAATTAACTACCGGCAAACTCATTGCTTTTGATCAGGATAATGATGCCGTAAAAAGGGTGCAGGATCACCCAAATTTGATTTTTGTTGATCATAATTTTCAGTATATCAAGAATTTTCTGAAATTCTATGAAATTGAAAAGGTCAATGGCATTTTGGCTGATTTGGGTATTTCATCACACCAAATAGATGAAGGCGGCAGAGGTTTTTCTTTTCGAGCCGATGCACCGCTTGATATGCGAATGAATCAAGAGCAAACGGTTAGTGCAAAATCTGTTATTAATACATATCAAGAGGCCGAGCTGTATAGGATATTTAAGGTGTATGGCGAGGTAAAGTTTGCCCGAAAACTGGCTGCAAAAATTGTTTCGCGGAGGGGGCAAATGCCTATTGAGACTACTGGAGAACTTGCCTCTATGGCCGAAGAGTTTATACCTGCCAAACAACGAAATAAAGAGTTAGCTCAATTGTTTCAGGCCATTCGCATTGAGGTAAACGGTGAATTGAATAGTCTGAAAATTTTGCTTGAAAAGTCGGCAGAAGTTTTAAAACCCGGAGGGAGGTTGGTGGTGATGTCATATCACAGCTTGGAAGATAGAATGGTGAAGAACTTCATCAATTGTGGAAACATTGAGGGTGATGTGGTTTCTGATAGTTTTGGAAATGTTGATAAGCCATTCGCCGCTGTGAACCGAAAACCCATTGTGGCAGACGAACAGGAACAGGCCGAAAATCCGAGGTCGAGGAGTGCCAAATTAAGAATAGCCGAAAGATTATGA
- a CDS encoding iron-sulfur cluster assembly accessory protein, whose translation MITITPPALTKINQLMAEEHLTADYFIRVSVIGGGCSGLSYNLDFDNEEKEGDQVFESNGAKIVCDMKSFLYLCGTELDFTDGLNGRGFNFINPNATRTCGCGESFAV comes from the coding sequence ATGATAACAATAACACCACCGGCTCTGACAAAAATAAACCAATTGATGGCTGAAGAACATCTTACAGCAGACTATTTTATTCGAGTTTCGGTAATTGGCGGAGGCTGCAGCGGTTTGAGTTACAACCTTGACTTCGATAATGAGGAGAAAGAAGGTGATCAGGTATTTGAATCAAACGGTGCCAAAATTGTGTGCGATATGAAATCATTTTTGTATTTGTGTGGCACCGAATTAGACTTTACAGACGGGCTGAACGGACGCGGATTTAACTTCATTAACCCAAACGCAACAAGAACTTGTGGCTGCGGTGAGAGCTTCGCGGTTTAA
- the mce gene encoding methylmalonyl-CoA epimerase gives MRKIEHLGIAVKSLIDSDDLFSKLLNIEPYKKEVVESEAVSTSFFLLGQTKVELLESKNETSAIAKYIDKRGEGIHHIALDVIDMDFEIDRLKKLGFLFINENAKAGADGKKIVFLHPKSTNGVLVELCEDINNPTV, from the coding sequence ATACGTAAAATCGAACATTTGGGGATTGCAGTTAAATCATTGATTGATTCGGATGATTTATTTTCAAAATTGCTAAACATAGAACCCTACAAAAAGGAAGTGGTGGAGTCGGAGGCCGTTTCAACATCCTTTTTTTTGTTGGGACAGACAAAAGTGGAACTTTTGGAGTCGAAAAATGAAACCAGTGCCATTGCAAAATATATTGACAAACGGGGCGAAGGCATACATCATATTGCCTTAGATGTAATTGACATGGACTTTGAAATTGACCGACTAAAAAAACTCGGATTCCTTTTTATTAATGAAAATGCCAAGGCAGGTGCCGACGGCAAAAAAATTGTTTTTCTTCATCCTAAGTCCACCAATGGTGTGTTGGTAGAACTATGCGAAGACATAAACAACCCAACTGTTTAA
- the mraZ gene encoding division/cell wall cluster transcriptional repressor MraZ yields MSGYLGEFECKMDDKGRTIVPAGLKRQIPPDALDRMVINRGFDKCLTLYTRNDWDEETKKLNKLSDFKRNDRRFKRLFNSGATEVKIDAASRILIPKKLCAYAEIESDLIFYAYENKIEIWSKKVYDQQMEIDPDDYADLAEEVMGGDDGGDD; encoded by the coding sequence ATGTCAGGGTATTTAGGAGAATTTGAGTGTAAAATGGACGACAAGGGTCGGACCATTGTGCCTGCCGGTTTAAAACGGCAGATACCTCCTGATGCCCTCGATCGAATGGTGATAAATAGGGGCTTTGATAAATGTTTGACGCTTTATACCCGTAACGATTGGGATGAGGAAACCAAAAAGCTGAATAAGCTAAGCGACTTCAAGCGAAACGATAGGAGATTTAAGCGGCTGTTTAATAGCGGTGCAACAGAGGTAAAGATTGATGCAGCATCGCGGATTTTGATACCCAAAAAGTTGTGTGCGTATGCAGAAATTGAGTCTGACTTGATTTTTTATGCCTACGAAAACAAAATCGAAATATGGTCTAAAAAGGTTTACGATCAGCAGATGGAAATTGATCCGGATGATTATGCTGACTTAGCCGAAGAAGTAATGGGAGGTGACGATGGTGGCGATGACTAA
- a CDS encoding OmpA family protein has translation MKRFSIILLILGVFGANGFAQKQTDGDVLIEAGGNLNSIGPNFILPNLRARYFLSPTLGLRADFSFNNANITQNFIAAPDSVNIKGDYVTKISSFGIGLGVEKHWNGNSRFSPFWGGSLGFRTGKIGLTGTNAIDSGYVANHNETFDFNFSGITIAPFIGADYWINQSFYVGMELNLAYGMFKTGDATSISDGVKEIFPGGSVNGFGQGITPFIRVGYNLTGKNAGAMVDMDSDNDGVPDKDDKCPNTPKGVKVTKSGCSEVAETVMILAKNIYFETDSDVLKAESYESLDKVVKIMNDYPKSTLDIQGYTDNTGGADHNLDLSKRRAASVKAYLEGKGIAASRMTSNGFGEANPVATNNTAEGRALNRRVELHLTL, from the coding sequence ATGAAAAGATTCAGTATAATATTACTGATACTTGGTGTGTTTGGTGCAAATGGTTTTGCTCAAAAACAAACAGATGGTGATGTATTGATTGAGGCCGGTGGAAACTTAAATTCCATAGGTCCCAATTTTATATTACCCAATTTAAGAGCAAGATATTTTTTATCTCCTACGCTTGGGTTGAGAGCAGATTTTAGCTTTAATAATGCTAATATCACCCAAAACTTTATTGCTGCACCTGATAGTGTAAACATTAAAGGAGATTATGTAACAAAAATATCAAGTTTTGGTATCGGATTGGGTGTTGAAAAACACTGGAATGGAAACTCAAGATTTTCGCCTTTTTGGGGTGGAAGTCTTGGATTTAGGACCGGAAAGATTGGATTGACAGGTACAAATGCGATTGATAGCGGTTATGTCGCTAATCATAATGAAACCTTTGATTTTAATTTTAGTGGTATCACAATTGCACCTTTCATCGGAGCAGATTATTGGATTAATCAAAGCTTCTATGTGGGGATGGAATTGAACCTTGCCTACGGCATGTTTAAAACCGGAGATGCAACATCTATATCAGATGGCGTTAAGGAAATTTTTCCTGGAGGTTCGGTAAATGGTTTTGGACAAGGTATAACGCCATTTATAAGAGTTGGTTATAATTTGACTGGCAAGAATGCTGGAGCAATGGTTGACATGGATTCTGATAATGACGGAGTACCGGATAAGGACGACAAATGTCCGAATACACCTAAAGGAGTGAAAGTGACTAAATCAGGTTGTTCTGAGGTTGCAGAAACGGTAATGATTTTGGCTAAAAATATCTATTTTGAAACAGATAGCGATGTTTTGAAAGCCGAATCGTACGAATCATTGGACAAAGTAGTTAAAATTATGAATGACTATCCAAAATCAACATTGGATATTCAAGGCTATACCGACAATACTGGCGGTGCAGATCATAATTTGGATTTGTCAAAACGAAGAGCTGCATCAGTTAAAGCGTATCTTGAGGGCAAAGGAATAGCAGCTTCTCGCATGACCTCAAATGGGTTTGGCGAAGCAAATCCGGTGGCTACAAACAATACAGCCGAAGGAAGAGCTCTTAACAGAAGGGTGGAATTACACCTTACGCTCTAA
- a CDS encoding IscS subfamily cysteine desulfurase — protein sequence MTLSLPIYLDNNATTPMDPRVLEAMMPYFTSKFGNAASRNHPFGWDAEEAVDYAREQIAALINASSKEIIFTSGATESDNLAIKGVFEMYAAKGNHIITVNTEHKAILDSCKEVEKSGAEVTYLAPNADGLINLNELEAAITPKTILISVMLGNNEIGVIQPIEKIADIARRNNVLFHTDATQAVGKIPVDVEAMKIDLMSFSAHKMYGPKGVGALYVRRKNPRVKVTAQMSGGGHERGMRSGTLNVPGIVGFGKACELCKNEMADEAARLSRMRDRLEAELLTIEEAYVNGNKENRLPHVTNISFKYVEGEGLMMGVKDIAVSSGSACTSASLEPSYVLKNLGLDDELAHSSLRFGLGRFTTEEEIDFAIDHVKTAVNKLRDMSPLWEMFKEGIDLKSVQWQEH from the coding sequence ATGACGTTATCGTTACCGATTTATCTCGACAACAATGCTACAACCCCAATGGATCCGAGGGTTTTGGAAGCAATGATGCCTTATTTTACTTCAAAATTTGGAAATGCGGCCAGCCGAAATCATCCTTTTGGTTGGGATGCAGAGGAGGCTGTTGACTATGCTCGCGAGCAAATCGCAGCACTTATTAATGCTTCTTCAAAAGAAATTATTTTTACCTCGGGTGCAACAGAGTCTGATAATTTGGCAATCAAAGGTGTTTTTGAAATGTATGCGGCCAAAGGTAACCATATCATAACGGTCAATACAGAACACAAAGCCATTTTGGATTCGTGCAAAGAAGTGGAGAAAAGCGGGGCTGAAGTAACCTACCTCGCACCGAATGCCGATGGTTTGATAAATTTAAATGAGCTGGAAGCGGCTATTACACCCAAAACAATACTTATTTCGGTAATGTTGGGGAATAACGAAATTGGAGTAATTCAACCCATTGAAAAAATAGCGGATATAGCCCGCAGAAACAACGTGCTTTTTCATACCGATGCAACCCAAGCCGTTGGTAAAATTCCGGTAGATGTGGAGGCGATGAAAATTGATTTGATGTCGTTCTCGGCTCACAAAATGTATGGGCCAAAAGGTGTTGGGGCGTTGTATGTGAGGAGAAAAAACCCACGGGTAAAAGTAACGGCACAAATGAGTGGTGGCGGCCATGAGCGAGGCATGAGAAGCGGTACGCTAAATGTTCCCGGCATTGTGGGGTTTGGCAAAGCATGCGAATTGTGCAAAAATGAAATGGCTGATGAGGCTGCCCGATTATCGAGAATGAGAGACAGATTGGAGGCCGAATTGTTGACCATTGAAGAAGCCTATGTAAATGGAAACAAAGAAAATCGGTTGCCTCATGTAACCAACATTTCCTTTAAATATGTTGAAGGGGAGGGCTTGATGATGGGGGTAAAAGATATCGCCGTTTCATCAGGGTCGGCATGCACATCGGCTTCATTAGAGCCAAGTTATGTTCTCAAAAATTTAGGATTGGATGATGAACTGGCTCACAGCTCACTTAGATTTGGATTGGGCAGGTTTACCACCGAAGAGGAAATAGATTTTGCCATAGACCATGTTAAAACAGCAGTTAATAAGTTGAGAGACATGAGTCCACTCTGGGAAATGTTTAAAGAAGGTATTGATTTAAAATCTGTTCAGTGGCAAGAACACTGA
- a CDS encoding amidohydrolase, protein MLAQTIKQLCNQHFSEIQAFRQEMHANPELSFQEFETQKRVKAYLEKIGIQNIQTCATTGLVALIEGKKPTKKTIALRADIDALPINELNNCSYKSQNEGVMHACGHDVHTASLLGAAQILQQLKNEFEGTIKLVFQPGEEKLPGGASIMIQEGVLRNPTVEKMVGQHVMPLIDAGKVGFRKGLYMASADEIYITIHGKGGHAAHPHQNIDPVAISAQVITALQQVVSRQAKPSIPSVLSIGKIVGLGATNIIPDKVEMEGTFRTFNEEWRAEAHQKIVKITREITEALGGTCDVEVKKGYPYLENNPEVTEQAKKSAIEYLGEENVLDLDIWPAGEDFAFYSQVVPSTFYRLGIRNQQKGITSMLHTPTFDIDEEALRVGAGLMAYIALKQLAE, encoded by the coding sequence ATGCTTGCTCAAACAATAAAACAACTTTGCAACCAACATTTTAGCGAAATTCAAGCGTTTCGACAAGAAATGCATGCCAACCCCGAACTTTCGTTTCAAGAATTTGAAACACAAAAACGGGTAAAAGCGTACCTCGAAAAAATTGGCATTCAAAACATTCAAACATGTGCTACCACAGGTTTGGTAGCGTTGATTGAGGGGAAAAAACCTACGAAGAAAACCATTGCTCTTCGAGCAGATATTGATGCCTTACCGATTAATGAACTAAACAACTGCTCGTACAAATCTCAAAACGAAGGAGTTATGCACGCCTGTGGACACGATGTGCATACGGCCAGTCTTTTGGGGGCGGCACAAATTCTCCAACAACTAAAAAATGAATTTGAAGGAACGATAAAACTGGTTTTTCAACCTGGAGAAGAAAAATTGCCCGGCGGTGCCTCTATTATGATACAAGAGGGTGTGCTGCGAAACCCCACCGTTGAAAAAATGGTTGGCCAACATGTGATGCCTCTGATAGATGCAGGGAAAGTGGGATTTAGAAAAGGTTTATATATGGCCAGTGCCGACGAAATTTACATTACCATTCACGGCAAAGGTGGCCACGCCGCACATCCGCATCAAAACATTGACCCGGTAGCCATTTCTGCACAGGTTATAACGGCCTTGCAGCAAGTGGTTAGCCGACAGGCAAAACCTTCAATACCCAGTGTGCTGAGCATTGGTAAAATTGTTGGCCTGGGAGCCACCAACATCATTCCGGACAAGGTAGAAATGGAAGGCACTTTTCGCACGTTTAATGAGGAGTGGCGGGCAGAAGCTCACCAAAAAATAGTCAAAATAACCCGCGAAATTACCGAAGCACTTGGTGGCACATGCGATGTGGAAGTAAAAAAAGGGTATCCGTATTTAGAGAACAACCCTGAGGTGACAGAGCAGGCAAAAAAATCTGCAATCGAGTATTTGGGAGAAGAAAATGTATTGGATTTGGACATTTGGCCTGCCGGAGAAGATTTTGCTTTTTACTCGCAGGTTGTGCCAAGCACTTTTTATAGATTGGGAATACGAAACCAACAGAAAGGAATAACCTCAATGCTACATACGCCCACTTTTGATATTGACGAAGAGGCACTTCGGGTGGGTGCTGGGTTGATGGCCTATATTGCCCTAAAACAATTAGCCGAATGA
- a CDS encoding YraN family protein, with protein MTKNAKKELGEKGEELAAKHLQSKGYEIIHKNYRSGRAEIDIIAQIGNDTVFVEVKTRNTHYFGNPEEFVSTNKEQLYFAAADEYCSKNEIEHGIRFDIISVVIEKNNTEITHFEDAFWPMA; from the coding sequence ATGACCAAAAACGCCAAAAAAGAATTGGGCGAAAAAGGAGAAGAACTTGCCGCAAAACACCTGCAATCAAAAGGTTATGAGATAATTCACAAAAACTACCGAAGCGGTCGAGCCGAAATAGACATTATTGCTCAAATAGGCAACGACACTGTTTTTGTAGAGGTTAAAACCAGAAACACACACTATTTCGGTAATCCTGAAGAATTTGTCTCGACCAACAAAGAACAGCTATATTTTGCGGCAGCCGATGAATACTGCTCAAAAAATGAAATTGAACATGGTATTCGCTTCGATATAATCTCCGTAGTTATAGAAAAAAACAACACCGAAATAACGCACTTTGAAGATGCGTTCTGGCCCATGGCGTAA